From the Synergistaceae bacterium DZ-S4 genome, one window contains:
- a CDS encoding (2Fe-2S)-binding protein: MTEKKNIICRCEEIEIDEIREWIARGYDTFDELKRELRVGMGPCQGRGCRDIILRELSKATGKPISELDPGTIRPPVKPIKLGLLAEDE, from the coding sequence ATGACTGAGAAAAAGAATATCATCTGCCGTTGCGAAGAGATAGAGATAGACGAGATCCGCGAATGGATCGCACGCGGTTATGACACCTTTGATGAACTCAAGAGGGAACTCCGCGTAGGCATGGGACCCTGCCAGGGCAGAGGCTGCCGCGACATAATCCTCCGCGAGCTCTCAAAGGCTACAGGCAAACCAATATCAGAACTTGATCCCGGAACCATCAGGCCTCCGGTGAAACCAATTAAACTCGGACTTCTTGCCGAGGATGAGTAG